A single Paenibacillus sp. FSL R5-0517 DNA region contains:
- a CDS encoding (2Fe-2S)-binding protein, whose translation MNKPLKNHWTAIVNGEHKHLEIAQTTRLVDVLRTHLQLTGTKVSCEVGRCGSCMVLMDGEPVNSCLVMAYQCEGSDIVTIEGLHGEEKGTLHPIQQAFVEEGGFQCGYCTPGMVISTKALLDAHPEPSQEQIESGLCGNLCRCTGYGGIIRAVRKAGERCAIKETSAEETVS comes from the coding sequence ATGAATAAGCCACTTAAGAATCACTGGACAGCCATTGTGAATGGTGAACATAAACATCTGGAGATTGCGCAAACGACCCGACTTGTCGATGTGCTTCGGACTCATTTGCAACTGACGGGTACCAAAGTATCCTGCGAAGTTGGTCGCTGCGGCTCATGTATGGTTCTGATGGATGGAGAGCCGGTGAATTCCTGTCTTGTCATGGCTTATCAATGTGAAGGCAGTGACATTGTGACCATTGAAGGTCTGCATGGCGAGGAGAAAGGCACCCTGCATCCGATTCAACAAGCTTTTGTGGAGGAAGGAGGCTTCCAGTGCGGCTACTGTACTCCGGGCATGGTGATCTCAACCAAGGCATTACTGGATGCACATCCAGAGCCATCTCAAGAACAGATTGAGTCGGGGTTGTGCGGGAATCTGTGTCGTTGTACCGGCTATGGTGGCATTATTCGGGCGGTACGCAAGGCAGGGGAACGCTGTGCGATAAAGGAAACGTCTGCCGAAGAAACCGTTAGTTGA
- a CDS encoding ThuA domain-containing protein has product MSKALIVWGGWDGHEPEQVAAIFERILKEEQFEVEVSNTLESYADAEKLLGLDLIVPLWTMGQIEQELVNNVSAAVQSGVGLAGLHGGMCDAFRNNVDWQFMTGGQWVAHPGNDGVEYMVNMKRGSSPLLDHIEDFQVKSEQYYLHVDPAVEVLATTRFPVVSGPHAANGPVDMPVVWTKRWGAGRVFYNSLGHHADIVDMKPVTEMMRSGFKWTAAGKELAKSRVSAATEVYTGMADNQN; this is encoded by the coding sequence ATGAGTAAAGCACTGATTGTATGGGGCGGCTGGGATGGACATGAACCGGAGCAAGTAGCAGCGATTTTTGAGCGCATTTTGAAGGAAGAGCAGTTCGAGGTTGAAGTCTCGAATACGTTGGAGTCTTATGCAGATGCAGAGAAGTTGCTGGGTCTGGATCTGATCGTGCCATTGTGGACGATGGGGCAGATTGAGCAGGAACTGGTCAATAACGTATCAGCGGCTGTTCAGAGCGGTGTGGGCTTGGCTGGTCTTCATGGTGGGATGTGTGATGCCTTCCGAAATAACGTGGACTGGCAGTTTATGACGGGTGGACAATGGGTTGCCCATCCAGGTAACGATGGTGTGGAATACATGGTGAACATGAAACGTGGCTCCAGCCCGTTATTGGATCATATTGAAGATTTTCAGGTGAAAAGTGAACAGTATTACCTGCACGTTGACCCGGCTGTGGAAGTGTTGGCCACAACTCGTTTTCCAGTGGTAAGTGGTCCGCATGCAGCGAATGGCCCCGTAGATATGCCTGTTGTCTGGACGAAACGATGGGGAGCAGGACGGGTATTTTACAACTCACTGGGACACCATGCAGACATTGTAGACATGAAACCTGTGACTGAAATGATGCGCAGTGGTTTCAAATGGACAGCAGCAGGCAAGGAACTTGCCAAGAGTCGAGTAAGTGCCGCAACTGAAGTGTATACAGGTATGGCGGACAACCAGAACTAA
- a CDS encoding LacI family DNA-binding transcriptional regulator produces the protein MASRKEVADLAGVSEATVSRVLNGVGPIKEETRRKVLEASEQLGYVPSALARSFARSKSGNLGVVLPYVPKAHLFSAYFFSEMLSGIGSKARDHGMDLLVMFRTPGEVMNYTDLFRRQKVDACIILGARDDHEELAAMQQLHQEGHPFCVMNQHFEGQSFTEVDADHVEGSRLAIRHLTDQGYRKIAFLNGPDSYSNSQERMEGVRLGLQEAGMELDPSLLLEGNYSRRSGIEAAAIVADRLHEIDAVFAANDRMAIGVMHGLRERGIGPADFPAFVGYDDSDAAEMAVPPLSSVRVPFFEMGELAASKVMHVSVGETHQANNPVSTVTESVRALLPTELIIRASSIRR, from the coding sequence ATGGCATCTCGTAAAGAAGTGGCTGATCTTGCGGGTGTTTCCGAGGCAACGGTCTCCCGGGTGCTTAATGGGGTAGGTCCTATTAAAGAAGAGACACGCCGCAAGGTTCTTGAAGCTTCCGAACAGTTAGGCTATGTGCCCAGCGCTCTTGCTCGCAGTTTTGCCAGAAGTAAAAGCGGGAACCTTGGCGTGGTATTACCTTATGTTCCGAAGGCGCATCTGTTCTCGGCGTATTTTTTCTCGGAAATGCTGAGTGGGATTGGAAGCAAAGCCAGAGACCATGGCATGGATCTGCTGGTTATGTTCCGGACACCCGGTGAAGTAATGAATTATACGGATCTGTTCCGGCGTCAGAAAGTGGACGCTTGCATTATCCTTGGTGCCAGAGATGATCATGAAGAACTGGCGGCCATGCAGCAGCTTCACCAGGAAGGACACCCATTCTGTGTCATGAATCAGCATTTTGAGGGCCAATCATTCACGGAAGTGGATGCGGATCATGTGGAAGGAAGCAGGCTTGCCATACGTCATCTTACGGATCAGGGGTATCGCAAAATCGCTTTTCTCAATGGTCCAGACAGCTATTCCAACAGCCAGGAACGAATGGAAGGTGTCCGTCTTGGCCTGCAAGAAGCAGGTATGGAGCTGGACCCGAGTCTGTTGCTTGAGGGGAATTATAGCAGACGAAGCGGCATTGAGGCGGCAGCGATTGTAGCAGATCGGCTACATGAGATTGATGCTGTATTTGCGGCCAATGACCGGATGGCCATTGGTGTGATGCATGGTTTGCGTGAGCGGGGAATAGGGCCTGCTGACTTTCCGGCATTTGTGGGTTATGACGACTCCGATGCCGCCGAGATGGCGGTTCCGCCGCTGAGCAGCGTCAGGGTTCCATTTTTTGAGATGGGTGAACTTGCAGCATCGAAGGTTATGCATGTGTCTGTGGGTGAGACGCATCAAGCGAATAACCCTGTTTCAACGGTAACCGAATCAGTGAGAGCGTTGTTGCCTACCGAACTGATCATCCGTGCTTCTTCTATCCGTCGATAG
- a CDS encoding Gfo/Idh/MocA family oxidoreductase, whose product MKTMKVGIIGCGKISGIYMENCHRFEVLELVAVADLDRKRAEEQAAAYNVPNVYSVDEILADPEIELIINLTIPSVHADVCLRALESGKHVYVEKPLAVTREEGQAVLETAKRKGLLVGCAPETFFGSGIQTSLQLVEEGVIGKPVAATAFMMSRGHEHWHPDPEFYYASGGGPMFDMGPYYLTALVQLMGPIKSIAGMTGKAMEERTITSEKKRGQVVPVEIPTHVTGLLQFEQGAIGTLITSFDVFGGSALPPIEIYGTHGTLQVPDPNTFGGPVRYRLLGEQEWTEVPLLPGYQENTRGIGVADMAYAAHSGRAHRASGELAYHVLEAMWAFHDSSDEQTFYQMKSSCQRPAALPADLPLYTLDK is encoded by the coding sequence ATGAAAACAATGAAAGTAGGCATTATTGGCTGCGGTAAAATCAGCGGTATATATATGGAAAACTGTCACCGGTTCGAGGTGCTGGAACTTGTTGCTGTTGCGGATCTTGATCGGAAACGTGCAGAGGAGCAGGCTGCAGCCTATAACGTGCCAAACGTATACAGCGTGGATGAAATCTTGGCTGATCCCGAGATTGAGCTGATCATCAACCTGACGATTCCTTCCGTTCATGCGGATGTATGCTTGCGGGCACTCGAATCAGGCAAACATGTCTATGTGGAGAAACCGCTCGCAGTTACCCGTGAGGAAGGTCAGGCTGTGCTCGAAACAGCGAAGCGTAAAGGACTGCTCGTAGGCTGCGCACCAGAGACGTTCTTTGGATCAGGCATCCAGACTTCACTTCAATTGGTGGAGGAAGGAGTGATCGGCAAGCCGGTAGCGGCGACCGCATTTATGATGAGCCGTGGTCATGAGCACTGGCACCCAGATCCGGAGTTTTATTACGCGTCAGGCGGTGGGCCAATGTTCGACATGGGTCCGTACTACCTCACGGCATTGGTTCAACTGATGGGGCCTATCAAGTCCATTGCGGGCATGACAGGTAAAGCCATGGAAGAACGCACGATTACGAGTGAGAAAAAAAGAGGTCAAGTGGTTCCCGTCGAAATTCCAACTCACGTTACGGGTCTGTTGCAGTTTGAGCAGGGTGCCATTGGCACGCTGATTACGAGCTTTGACGTATTTGGCGGAAGTGCACTGCCACCGATTGAGATATATGGCACGCACGGTACTTTGCAGGTACCTGATCCCAACACCTTCGGCGGTCCTGTTCGTTACCGCTTGCTGGGTGAACAGGAATGGACGGAAGTTCCGCTTCTACCAGGGTATCAGGAAAATACTCGCGGCATTGGTGTGGCAGATATGGCCTATGCAGCTCATAGCGGACGCGCACATCGGGCGAGCGGGGAACTGGCGTACCATGTTCTTGAGGCCATGTGGGCATTCCACGATTCATCCGACGAACAGACTTTCTACCAGATGAAAAGCTCGTGTCAGCGCCCGGCTGCATTGCCAGCGGATCTGCCATTGTATACATTGGATAAGTAA
- a CDS encoding GNAT family N-acetyltransferase, translating into MTIRIDICTIEHVCELQEISYETFNETFEAQNSSENMNAYLEKAFNREQLETELSNAESQFLFAYVNNKIAGYMKVNINDAQSEKMGLESLEIERVYIRKEFQKQGLGKVLLHKAIEMATEHHKTSIWLGVWEKNENAIAFYEKMGFVQTGAHAFYMGDDEQIDLIMTKTIL; encoded by the coding sequence ATGACGATTCGTATAGACATATGTACCATTGAACATGTATGTGAACTGCAGGAGATTAGTTATGAGACGTTTAATGAAACGTTTGAAGCGCAAAATTCATCCGAAAATATGAATGCTTATCTGGAAAAGGCGTTTAATCGGGAGCAATTAGAGACTGAACTATCCAATGCGGAATCACAATTTCTTTTTGCTTATGTGAACAATAAAATTGCAGGGTATATGAAGGTAAATATCAATGATGCGCAGTCTGAGAAGATGGGCTTGGAGTCCCTCGAGATTGAGCGGGTATACATCAGAAAAGAGTTCCAAAAGCAGGGCCTTGGTAAAGTATTGCTCCATAAAGCCATAGAGATGGCAACAGAACATCACAAAACGAGTATCTGGTTAGGGGTGTGGGAGAAAAACGAAAATGCCATCGCCTTTTATGAAAAGATGGGGTTTGTACAGACTGGAGCTCATGCTTTTTACATGGGAGATGATGAACAGATTGATTTGATAATGACCAAAACGATACTGTAA
- a CDS encoding YitT family protein: protein MKYVLFVAGILILTLGISLTIQSELGTSPFDALLVGLSQHVGLSVGSWEVIIALLLIGCNSLLKQQKPEFLGLVTAFITGMGIDIWLYVSESIITPEVWYSKLMTFVIGLVIISIGTAIYLQTNFAPIPIDRLTLVLHEITRTPLFVSRTLIYFVFLMLAFLFGGPIGLGTLLTVCCAGLLLQFIMGHTNKIIDRI, encoded by the coding sequence TTGAAATATGTGCTTTTTGTCGCAGGTATTCTCATCTTGACGCTTGGCATTTCCCTTACCATCCAATCTGAACTGGGCACCTCACCGTTTGATGCACTTCTGGTGGGGCTTTCCCAACATGTAGGGCTAAGTGTAGGAAGCTGGGAGGTCATCATTGCACTCTTATTAATTGGATGCAATTCGCTTTTGAAGCAGCAAAAACCCGAGTTTTTGGGTCTCGTCACCGCGTTCATTACTGGTATGGGGATCGATATATGGTTATATGTATCTGAATCTATAATCACGCCTGAGGTCTGGTACAGCAAACTGATGACTTTTGTCATTGGATTAGTGATCATAAGTATCGGCACGGCCATCTATTTACAAACCAATTTCGCACCCATTCCAATTGACCGCTTAACCTTAGTTCTGCACGAAATCACGCGAACGCCCTTATTTGTATCGAGAACATTGATTTACTTTGTATTTTTGATGCTGGCATTCCTTTTTGGCGGACCGATCGGGCTTGGTACATTATTAACTGTATGTTGCGCAGGTCTGCTTCTTCAGTTCATCATGGGCCATACGAATAAGATCATAGATCGCATATGA
- a CDS encoding Gfo/Idh/MocA family oxidoreductase, translated as MSNRLRVGMVGYKFMGKAHSNAYRSLPMFFPSAPLQPEMSVICGRNEQGVQEAANQFGWSESVTDWRELVKRDDIDLIDINAPSDAHKEIALEAARQGKHLFCEKPLALSLADSREMLQAAEEAGVAHMVGFNYRFSPAVQLAKDLVESGRLGKIYHFRAFFLQDWIMDPSFPLVWRLQKEVAGSGSHGDLGAHLIDLARFLVGEFQEVIGMSETFIKERPLAAEMTGLSAKGSSNADAPKGEVTVDDATLFLARFAGGALGSFEATRFAAGHRSTNSFEINGSLGSVRFDFERMNELEVYFTKDEEDVQGFRRVLATDPAHKYAEAWWPAGHTIGFEHTFTHEMLELVTAISEGRQPSPSFHDGVACQAVLEAVERSVTERRWVTLEEM; from the coding sequence ATGTCAAATCGTCTTCGTGTCGGAATGGTTGGATACAAATTTATGGGAAAGGCCCACAGTAATGCTTATCGCAGTCTGCCGATGTTTTTCCCGTCTGCTCCGCTGCAGCCTGAGATGTCTGTGATCTGTGGACGTAACGAGCAGGGAGTGCAGGAGGCAGCGAATCAGTTCGGCTGGTCCGAAAGTGTAACCGATTGGCGCGAACTGGTGAAGCGGGATGATATCGATCTGATTGATATTAACGCGCCAAGTGATGCCCACAAGGAAATTGCTTTGGAAGCAGCCCGTCAGGGCAAGCACCTTTTTTGTGAGAAACCACTGGCTCTGTCCCTCGCGGATTCGCGTGAGATGCTTCAGGCCGCAGAGGAGGCCGGAGTCGCTCATATGGTCGGGTTCAACTATCGATTCTCACCAGCAGTGCAATTAGCGAAGGATCTGGTGGAGAGCGGACGACTGGGCAAAATCTATCATTTCCGTGCGTTTTTCCTTCAGGACTGGATCATGGACCCTTCGTTCCCGCTGGTATGGCGTTTGCAAAAAGAAGTTGCAGGCTCCGGTTCCCATGGGGATCTGGGTGCACACTTAATCGATCTGGCTCGTTTCCTCGTTGGTGAATTCCAGGAAGTTATCGGTATGAGCGAAACATTTATCAAAGAACGACCGCTCGCAGCCGAGATGACAGGACTGAGCGCTAAGGGCAGTTCGAATGCGGATGCACCGAAAGGAGAAGTGACCGTTGACGACGCGACGCTGTTCCTGGCACGATTCGCAGGAGGTGCGCTGGGCAGCTTCGAGGCTACACGTTTTGCAGCGGGGCATCGCAGTACGAACTCGTTTGAGATTAACGGAAGTCTCGGGAGTGTACGGTTTGATTTTGAGCGGATGAACGAACTGGAAGTATATTTTACAAAGGATGAAGAGGACGTACAGGGATTCCGCCGTGTACTGGCAACTGATCCTGCACACAAATATGCTGAGGCCTGGTGGCCTGCCGGACATACGATTGGATTCGAGCACACGTTCACACATGAGATGCTGGAGCTGGTGACAGCGATCTCTGAAGGACGACAACCATCACCGAGTTTCCACGATGGGGTCGCTTGTCAGGCTGTACTGGAAGCGGTGGAACGTTCGGTGACGGAGCGGCGCTGGGTGACGCTTGAAGAAATGTAA
- a CDS encoding radical SAM protein — MKTNLSYKVPKTLLNKGTGFLNGYTHTLNPYTGCAFGCSYCYVRQMPVSLFRKEDWGSWVDVKQEASRVFAKELQRALAKGKVTLFMSSSTDPYQPAEYKECITRSLLETMVQYPPDFVLVQTRSPLVTRDIDLLLQLGDRVRVSMTVETDLDDMRKHFSPSAPPIAGRLRALEQLRDAGIPTQVAIAPVLPSSEDFAAILRPLVQRVCIDDYFMGDGSEGKRTRRLGMESLYQQVGMADWYHPDAYQIVVERMKDYFAEDEIWISQAGFEP; from the coding sequence ATGAAAACCAACCTTTCTTACAAAGTACCTAAAACGTTACTGAACAAAGGAACAGGTTTCCTTAATGGATATACACATACGTTGAATCCGTACACAGGCTGCGCCTTCGGTTGTTCCTATTGTTATGTCAGACAGATGCCAGTCTCTCTATTTCGCAAAGAGGATTGGGGGAGCTGGGTTGATGTGAAACAGGAGGCCTCCCGAGTGTTCGCCAAAGAATTGCAGCGTGCCCTGGCGAAAGGCAAAGTCACGCTGTTCATGTCATCCAGTACAGACCCGTATCAACCCGCCGAATACAAGGAATGTATCACGCGTTCATTACTTGAAACGATGGTACAGTATCCGCCCGATTTTGTATTGGTCCAAACCCGCAGTCCCCTCGTTACCCGGGATATAGATCTCTTACTACAGTTAGGAGACCGGGTTCGGGTCAGTATGACTGTCGAGACGGATTTGGACGATATGCGCAAACATTTCAGTCCTTCTGCTCCACCGATTGCAGGCCGATTACGTGCATTGGAACAGTTGCGGGATGCCGGAATACCCACACAGGTTGCGATTGCTCCCGTATTACCCAGCAGTGAGGATTTTGCAGCCATCTTGAGACCTCTCGTTCAGCGTGTATGCATTGACGATTATTTCATGGGCGATGGCAGTGAGGGCAAGCGCACCCGGCGACTCGGCATGGAGTCGCTCTACCAGCAAGTGGGGATGGCGGACTGGTATCATCCAGATGCGTATCAGATCGTCGTTGAGCGGATGAAAGACTATTTTGCCGAGGATGAAATCTGGATCAGTCAGGCTGGATTCGAGCCGTAA
- the glpX gene encoding class II fructose-bisphosphatase produces MERELALEIVRVTELAALASAPWMGRGDKNSADEAATLAMRAMFDSVSIRGTVVIGEGEMDEAPMLYIGEEVGNAEGPEVDVAVDPLEGTEIVAKGLNNALSVIAVAGKGNLLHAPDMYMEKLAVGPALVGKVSIEDPVEVTLEKAATALNKNISDLTVMILDRVRHESTIKTLRKVGVRIKFLSDGDVAGAMAPAFPEAGIDLYVGSGGAPEGVLAAAALSCLGGEIQGRLMPANADEFQRCLQMGIDNPYKVLTMQDMIGTEDVIFAATGVTPGEILGGVRYLADDRAETDSIVMRAKTKTIRFIRSQHFLPNKEVLHKVRQLQSTPEPSDRIPNLVKTMEQAEFSQSSVDHGVPTTL; encoded by the coding sequence ATGGAACGCGAACTGGCGTTGGAAATTGTCAGAGTAACAGAATTGGCTGCGTTAGCTTCAGCACCCTGGATGGGACGAGGTGACAAGAACAGTGCAGATGAAGCGGCTACTTTGGCCATGCGCGCCATGTTCGATTCCGTGTCTATTCGCGGCACGGTGGTAATCGGTGAAGGAGAAATGGATGAAGCACCCATGTTGTACATCGGCGAGGAAGTGGGCAACGCTGAGGGGCCTGAGGTTGACGTGGCTGTAGACCCGCTCGAAGGTACAGAAATCGTGGCCAAAGGACTAAACAACGCTCTATCGGTTATTGCAGTGGCGGGAAAAGGTAACCTGCTCCACGCACCGGACATGTATATGGAGAAATTGGCGGTAGGACCTGCGCTTGTAGGCAAGGTCAGCATTGAAGATCCGGTTGAAGTCACACTGGAGAAAGCCGCTACCGCATTGAACAAAAATATCTCGGATCTAACGGTGATGATTCTGGATCGTGTGCGCCATGAGAGCACAATTAAAACCCTGCGCAAGGTAGGCGTGCGGATCAAGTTCCTCAGTGACGGTGATGTGGCGGGTGCAATGGCACCGGCCTTCCCGGAGGCAGGCATTGATCTGTATGTCGGTTCTGGAGGAGCGCCAGAAGGAGTGCTGGCAGCCGCAGCGTTATCTTGCCTTGGGGGCGAGATTCAAGGTCGCCTGATGCCTGCCAACGCCGACGAATTCCAGCGCTGCCTGCAGATGGGGATTGATAATCCATACAAAGTGTTAACGATGCAGGATATGATCGGCACGGAGGACGTCATTTTTGCCGCAACGGGTGTAACGCCAGGGGAGATCCTGGGAGGGGTACGATATCTTGCAGATGATCGCGCCGAGACGGATTCGATTGTCATGCGTGCCAAAACCAAAACCATTCGGTTTATTCGTTCCCAACACTTCTTACCTAACAAAGAAGTGCTGCACAAGGTAAGACAGCTCCAATCCACGCCAGAACCATCGGACCGCATTCCGAATCTTGTGAAAACGATGGAGCAGGCTGAGTTTAGTCAATCCTCCGTTGATCATGGCGTTCCAACCACGTTGTGA
- a CDS encoding X2-like carbohydrate binding domain-containing protein, whose amino-acid sequence MKNLLKKATAMMLALALLLGLMTAPVHADTPLFTIESEDAQLTPDLQVVTSIYGQPKPGFSGAGFVWMQNSGTLTFTVTVPETGMYAISTRYMQELSADGRSQNLIVNGVTKGAYMLPYTTTWSDFDFGFHKLNQGSNTIELKAGWGFAYFDTFTVDYAELDPLNVQPILSDPEATPETQILMNYLTEVYGNHIISGQQEIYGGGNDGDSELEFEWIHDLTGKYPAIRGFDMMNYNPLYGWEDGTTDRMIDWVNNREGIATASWHINVPRNFNTYELGDFVDWKEATYKPTETNFNTANAVIPGTKEYQYVMMTIEDLAEQLLILQDNNVPVLFRPYHEAEGNGGLNGEGAWFWWASAGADVYKELWDLLYTELTETYGLHNLIWTYNSYVYSTSPAWYPGDDQVDLVGYDKYNTIYNRYDGLSGVPNEDAITSIFYKLVELTGGTKMVAMTENDTIPSVKNLTEEKSGWLYFCPWYGEHLMSSAFNYPATLKTLYQSDYVITLDELPSLKVNNPNPSASITPANVEFDKYAPNQADKVVTVNANGHTLTALRAGNHVLTVNTDYTLSGSTLLLKKAYLATLPVGEHSIVLDFNQGQDPVLKVKIVDSTPSTDAVISPVNATFDKATNYAQDMNVSLTLNGRQLTSITKGNVTLVAGQDYTASGAAIVLNKSYLATLPLGQNVLTFHFNGGNNAVLTVKVVDSTVTVPAGDMTIQAFNGNTSASTNGISPKFKLINSGDSAIPLSDVKLRYYYTIDGEETQTFWSDWASMGSANVTSQFVKLATPVAGADHYLEVGFTSAAGTLNAGQSAEVQARFSKNNWTNYTQTNDYSFKASGSQFANHDKVTGYVNGQLVWGIEP is encoded by the coding sequence ATGAAAAATTTGCTCAAAAAGGCAACCGCAATGATGCTGGCATTGGCTCTGCTGCTTGGATTAATGACAGCGCCCGTTCATGCAGACACCCCACTGTTCACCATCGAAAGCGAAGATGCGCAGCTCACCCCGGATCTTCAAGTGGTCACTTCGATCTATGGACAACCCAAGCCCGGATTCTCAGGGGCTGGCTTTGTCTGGATGCAGAACTCTGGCACATTAACCTTCACCGTTACTGTCCCGGAAACCGGCATGTACGCAATCTCCACACGATATATGCAGGAGCTCAGTGCGGATGGAAGGTCTCAAAATTTAATCGTAAATGGTGTTACAAAAGGTGCGTACATGCTGCCTTACACGACAACATGGTCAGACTTCGACTTTGGATTTCACAAGCTGAACCAGGGTAGCAATACCATTGAGCTGAAGGCTGGCTGGGGCTTCGCGTATTTTGATACTTTTACCGTGGATTATGCGGAACTGGACCCTCTGAATGTACAGCCAATTCTAAGTGATCCTGAGGCGACACCGGAAACACAAATTTTGATGAACTATTTAACGGAGGTATATGGTAACCATATTATTTCTGGGCAGCAAGAAATCTACGGAGGAGGGAATGACGGAGATTCAGAACTTGAATTCGAATGGATTCATGATCTGACCGGAAAGTATCCGGCTATTCGCGGCTTTGATATGATGAATTACAATCCGCTGTATGGTTGGGAGGACGGTACAACCGATCGCATGATTGATTGGGTGAATAATCGTGAAGGTATTGCAACAGCTTCCTGGCATATCAATGTACCCCGCAATTTCAATACGTATGAACTAGGGGACTTTGTTGATTGGAAAGAAGCTACGTATAAGCCAACCGAGACGAATTTTAATACAGCGAATGCGGTCATTCCCGGTACCAAAGAGTATCAATACGTGATGATGACCATTGAGGATCTGGCAGAACAACTGCTGATTTTGCAGGACAACAACGTGCCGGTTTTGTTCCGTCCGTATCATGAAGCGGAGGGCAACGGCGGACTGAACGGGGAAGGCGCATGGTTCTGGTGGGCTTCAGCAGGCGCAGACGTGTACAAAGAGCTATGGGATCTGCTCTATACTGAACTGACCGAGACGTATGGCTTGCACAATCTGATCTGGACGTACAACAGCTATGTATATAGTACTTCTCCGGCTTGGTATCCGGGTGATGACCAGGTAGATCTTGTCGGATACGACAAATACAATACGATCTACAACCGTTATGACGGTTTGTCGGGCGTGCCCAATGAGGATGCGATTACCTCGATTTTCTATAAGCTTGTTGAGTTGACGGGTGGTACCAAAATGGTAGCGATGACGGAGAACGACACGATTCCAAGCGTGAAAAATCTGACAGAGGAGAAATCAGGTTGGCTGTACTTCTGTCCTTGGTATGGCGAGCATCTGATGAGTTCTGCATTTAATTACCCGGCAACATTGAAAACGCTTTATCAAAGTGATTATGTCATTACGTTGGATGAGCTGCCGAGTTTAAAGGTTAACAATCCCAACCCAAGCGCATCCATTACACCTGCAAACGTCGAATTTGATAAATATGCACCCAATCAAGCTGACAAAGTCGTAACGGTAAATGCAAATGGTCATACGCTAACCGCTCTTCGGGCCGGCAACCATGTGTTGACCGTAAATACGGACTATACCCTGAGCGGAAGTACGCTGCTGCTGAAAAAAGCTTATCTGGCGACACTACCCGTTGGCGAGCATTCGATTGTTCTGGATTTTAATCAAGGCCAGGACCCTGTGTTAAAAGTCAAAATCGTGGATTCAACACCGAGTACCGATGCTGTGATTTCACCTGTGAATGCAACATTCGATAAAGCGACGAATTACGCGCAAGATATGAATGTGTCTCTCACCTTGAATGGCCGTCAGCTTACAAGCATCACGAAGGGGAATGTGACGCTTGTAGCGGGTCAGGATTATACGGCATCCGGCGCTGCTATTGTGTTGAACAAATCCTATCTTGCCACGCTGCCGCTGGGCCAAAACGTATTGACCTTTCACTTCAATGGAGGAAATAACGCTGTATTAACAGTGAAGGTAGTAGACAGTACAGTTACTGTGCCTGCCGGAGATATGACGATTCAAGCGTTTAACGGCAATACAAGTGCATCCACCAACGGAATATCACCCAAATTCAAATTGATCAACTCTGGTGATTCGGCCATTCCGTTGAGTGATGTCAAACTTCGGTATTACTATACGATTGACGGGGAAGAAACTCAGACGTTCTGGTCGGACTGGGCCAGTATGGGAAGTGCAAATGTAACCAGTCAATTCGTTAAATTGGCCACTCCAGTTGCAGGGGCAGATCATTATCTTGAAGTGGGCTTTACAAGTGCAGCGGGAACATTGAATGCAGGGCAGAGCGCAGAGGTTCAAGCTCGCTTCTCCAAAAACAATTGGACGAATTACACCCAGACTAATGATTACTCGTTCAAGGCATCTGGCAGTCAGTTTGCAAACCATGATAAGGTTACCGGGTATGTGAATGGTCAGCTGGTATGGGGAATTGAGCCGTAA